The following is a genomic window from Clostridium sp..
AATGATATAGTCCAAATTTCATATGGATATGGATTGTTTACTGGAGGACTTGGAATCCACTATGGTGTAGAAAATCTTGGAGCTTCCGTTATACCAATGTCTGGTGGCAATACTGAAAAACAGATATTGACCATGAAAAATTTTGGCGTAACAGTACTTGCATGCACTCCATCTTATGCACTGCATATATATGACACAATGGTAAAAATGGGAATATCACCTGAAGATCTCAATCTTAGAATCGGTGTTTTTGGAGCAGAACCATGGTCTGATGAGATGAGAAATGATATTGAAAAAAAGTTTAAATTTAAAGCATATGATATATACGGATTAAGTGAAGTTATGGGACCTGGAGTGGCTGGTGAATGCTGTTTGCAAAATGGGCTCCATATAAATGAGGAATATTTTCTACCTGAAGTAATTGACCCGGCAACTTTAAGAAATACTGAGCACGGTGAAGAAGGAGAACTTGTTTTTACAACATTGCTAAAAGAAGGACTTCCTATTTTAAGATATAGGACAAGGGATATATCCTCCATTGAATACGATGAATGTGAATGTGGATGCCCGTTTGTCAGGATGAAAAGGATATGCGGAAGAAGTGATGATATGATGATTATAAGAGGAGTTAATGTATATCCTATACAAATTGAAAAAGTGCTTTTGAGTTTCAAACAACTCTCACCTAATTATATGTTGACTATAGATAGAAAAAACAATCTTGATCAGCTGATAATTTCAATAGAGCTTCGTGAAAGTCTACAAGCTTATGGAAGAGAAAATTTATCTCAGTTGCATAAAAATATCAATACAAAGCTGCATAATATGCTGCAGATATACTGCAATATAGACTTGCTCAATCCTGGAACTATAACTAGAAGTGAAGGAAAAGCTAAAAGGATATTTGATAGAAGGGCAATATAAAAAAAGAAGGGGTATTTTAAAACACCTCTTCTAGTCTTGTGAAAGGTTTTGTCTACTAGAATTGATAAAGCAGTGAACACATTGCCACACCTGCACCAACGGAACAGAATACTGCTTTTGAATTTTCCTTTATTTTTTTGTTTTGAATAGTTTCGTGCAGTGCAAACATAGGACTTGTTGTTCCGGTGTAGCCATATTTGTCACCTATGTATGTAAATTTGTCCCAATAATTTTTAATATTAAGCAATTTTGCAGTTTCCATTATAAACTGTTTTGAGTATTGAGATAAAAAGAAGTATTCAATTTCATCTGTAGAAAAATTGTATGTGGATTCAAATTCATATATTGCCTTGCTCCATTCCAAAGCAAAAAAATCAAGGTGAAAAGGGGTCCACTGCTGTTTTTTATCGTATTCGCTTGTTGAGTTGAGTCGGGCTTTGGTAAGGCCGCAGCTTGGTGAAACAATTGTATTGTAGTATTCGGATTTTGTACAGTATTTTGAATCCAGTACTCCTCTTTGAATATCTTCTTCGACACATTCAAGAACTACTGCCGCACCGCCATCTCCGGAAGCTGGATAGGTATATTTGCAATCGCTTCTGGCAATTGAAGATACTAGCAAGCCGCCTGCCACGAGCGCATATTTTATATTTTTACTTGTCTTCATATAACGACTTATTTGATCCATTGCAACTATCATTCCGACACAATTAGAGTTCAGGTCATATACAGTATGCGCATTTGATGCTTTTAGTTCGTGGTTTATCATAACGGCATTGGAAGGAGACAAATATTCAGGTGTATCTGAAGAAAATACTATGGCGTCAAGCTGATTTGCAGATATACCGGCATTTTGAAGTGCTTTTTTCGAGGCCTCTATTGACATGGTTAATGCATTTTCCCTATCGTTGTCAACTAGATACCTTTCTTTCCTGCCCAGGTTGTCAAGAAAATTGGTTATATCCTTTCCAAATTTTTTAAAATGCTTGATATAATAATCATTGTAAACTTTTTTAGAAGGGTGGTATATGCCTGTCCCTATAATATTAACGTTTTTGTACTTCAATATGAGATTCCTCCTTGATATATATTAGCATAGCTGCTGGGTATGATTGTAAGATTAAAACAATTAATTTAATAAAAAAGTTAATATAACTAAAATTTATGTTATAATATAACATATTATAGCATAAATTTTAAAATTAGACTAAATTATTTAAATATACTTTTGGAGGTGTAAGATGGAAAATAAAGAAAGTAGTATATTGAGTTTTAACAA
Proteins encoded in this region:
- a CDS encoding ketoacyl-ACP synthase III, encoding MKYKNVNIIGTGIYHPSKKVYNDYYIKHFKKFGKDITNFLDNLGRKERYLVDNDRENALTMSIEASKKALQNAGISANQLDAIVFSSDTPEYLSPSNAVMINHELKASNAHTVYDLNSNCVGMIVAMDQISRYMKTSKNIKYALVAGGLLVSSIARSDCKYTYPASGDGGAAVVLECVEEDIQRGVLDSKYCTKSEYYNTIVSPSCGLTKARLNSTSEYDKKQQWTPFHLDFFALEWSKAIYEFESTYNFSTDEIEYFFLSQYSKQFIMETAKLLNIKNYWDKFTYIGDKYGYTGTTSPMFALHETIQNKKIKENSKAVFCSVGAGVAMCSLLYQF
- a CDS encoding phenylacetate--CoA ligase family protein, whose protein sequence is MDNVKEQSTRENIFNIQTYRLRNIVKYAYENVPFYRQKFDAIGLLPEDIKSLEDVKFIPFTTKQDLRNNYPYGMFAAPMDKIVRIHASSGTTGTQTIVGYTKKDIAMWSGIIADTLRRYGVTKNDIVQISYGYGLFTGGLGIHYGVENLGASVIPMSGGNTEKQILTMKNFGVTVLACTPSYALHIYDTMVKMGISPEDLNLRIGVFGAEPWSDEMRNDIEKKFKFKAYDIYGLSEVMGPGVAGECCLQNGLHINEEYFLPEVIDPATLRNTEHGEEGELVFTTLLKEGLPILRYRTRDISSIEYDECECGCPFVRMKRICGRSDDMMIIRGVNVYPIQIEKVLLSFKQLSPNYMLTIDRKNNLDQLIISIELRESLQAYGRENLSQLHKNINTKLHNMLQIYCNIDLLNPGTITRSEGKAKRIFDRRAI